From a single Candoia aspera isolate rCanAsp1 chromosome 2, rCanAsp1.hap2, whole genome shotgun sequence genomic region:
- the COPZ1 gene encoding coatomer subunit zeta-1 yields MRRLDEGRSDLTNEQSLRKVEAWSKEQIGVEPANVVQPRLVLHVGIGATKMEALILEPSLYTVKAILILDNDGDRLFAKYYDDTYPTVKEQKAFEKNIFSKTHRTDSEIALLEGLTVVYKSSIDLYFYVIGSSYENELMLMAVLNCLFDSLSQMLRKNVEKRALLENMEGLFLAVDEIVDGGVILESDPQQVLHRVAVRGEDVPLTEQTVSQVLQSAKEQIKWSLLR; encoded by the exons ATGCGCAGGTTAGACGAAGGAAGAAGTGACTTAACCAATGAGCAGTCGCTTAGAAAGGTGGAGGCGTGGTCTAAGGAACAGATTGGCGTGGAGCCAGCCAATGTTGTGCAGCCGCGGCTGGTGCTCCACGTCGGCATCGGGGCGACCAAGATGGAGGCGCTGATCCTG gaaccaTCTCTCTACACAGTGAAAGCCATTCTGATTTTAGACAATGATGGAGACCGTCTTTTTGCTAAG TATTACGATGACACCTACCCCACAGTCAAGGAGCAGAAGGCTTTTGAGAAGAATATTTTCAGTAAGACCCACCGGACAGATA GTGAGATTGCCCTCTTAGAAGGCCTGACTGTTGTTTACAAGAGCAGCATTGACCTCTATTTTTATGTTATCGGCAGCTCCTATGAAAATGAG CTGATGCTAATGGCCGTGCTCAACTGTCTCTTTGACTCACTCAGTCAGATGTTGCG AAAGAATGTGGAGAAGCGAGCTCTCCTAGAGAACATGGAAGGCCTTTTCCTGGCAGTGGATGAAATTGTGGATGGGGG GGTGATTCTAGAGAGTGATCCCCAGCAGGTGCTGCATAGGGTTGCTGTACGT GGGGAGGATGTCCCTCTCACAGAACAGACAGTCTCACAG GTACTGCAATCAGCAAAGGAACAGATTAAGTGGTCCCTGCTGCGATGA